One window from the genome of Candidatus Synechococcus calcipolaris G9 encodes:
- the mdh gene encoding malate dehydrogenase, with the protein MSPLVAILGAGNVGSALAQRLIEANIADVALLDVVPGRAQGLALDLSQAAVLEGHDRRIQGSTDYEAIAGADVVVITAGFPRKPGMSRDDLLKLNGALVLQVTRQAIQKAADAIFIVVTNPLDVMTYVAWQCSGLPPHRVLGMAGVLDSARFAAFIAQELDVSVLDIRAMVLGGHGDLMVPLPRFSCVNGIPITELLEPEVIDRLVDRTRNGGAEIVELLQSGSAFYAPASSTAQMVAAILGDRPRIMPVSAYAHGLYGIHDVYMGLPARISAYGVEKVLELSLTQTELNALRTSAAAVKARVDLIKEILPF; encoded by the coding sequence ATGTCTCCCTTGGTTGCCATCCTTGGGGCAGGAAATGTCGGTAGTGCCTTAGCTCAACGATTAATTGAAGCCAATATTGCCGATGTTGCCCTTTTAGATGTGGTTCCAGGGCGGGCCCAGGGGTTAGCCCTTGATTTGAGTCAAGCCGCTGTTCTGGAAGGCCACGATCGCCGGATTCAGGGCAGTACGGACTACGAGGCGATCGCCGGTGCGGATGTGGTGGTGATTACTGCTGGATTTCCCCGCAAACCGGGTATGAGTCGAGATGATCTCCTGAAACTGAATGGGGCCTTAGTGCTCCAAGTGACTCGCCAAGCGATTCAAAAAGCGGCCGATGCCATTTTCATTGTGGTCACCAATCCCCTCGATGTGATGACCTATGTGGCTTGGCAATGTAGTGGTTTACCTCCCCACCGTGTCCTAGGAATGGCCGGGGTTCTGGACTCAGCCCGGTTTGCTGCTTTTATTGCCCAGGAATTGGATGTTTCTGTCTTAGATATTCGGGCCATGGTACTGGGGGGGCATGGTGACTTAATGGTTCCATTGCCTCGTTTTTCCTGTGTGAATGGTATTCCGATTACGGAACTATTAGAGCCAGAAGTGATTGATCGGTTAGTGGATCGCACCCGCAATGGCGGCGCAGAAATTGTGGAATTGCTCCAAAGTGGTAGTGCTTTTTATGCCCCTGCCTCATCCACCGCCCAAATGGTCGCAGCCATCCTCGGCGATCGCCCTCGCATTATGCCGGTTTCTGCCTATGCCCACGGACTCTACGGCATTCATGATGTCTACATGGGCTTACCTGCCCGCATCAGTGCCTATGGTGTTGAAAAAGTCCTAGAACTTTCCTTGACCCAGACCGAACTCAACGCCCTGCGAACCTCCGCTGCGGCGGTGAAGGCTCGGGTTGACCTGATTAAAGAGATTCTTCCGTTTTAG
- a CDS encoding SWIM zinc finger family protein, which produces MTSFNAPKVTKTAKELIYSVSNAIRILGRKYHALKVEVWFNCVYVWAKGQVSRFVSKKAFTQKFVDFRKAGSVGLEVVKVPFETGEYMIKSASKDGSYLVQCLTDKLTCTCQDYQAQAAAMNKACCKHCYATLSYLGFDSLAAYIA; this is translated from the coding sequence ATGACTTCTTTTAATGCACCCAAAGTTACCAAGACCGCCAAAGAGTTAATCTATTCGGTCAGTAATGCCATTCGCATTTTGGGACGCAAGTATCACGCTCTCAAGGTTGAAGTCTGGTTTAACTGTGTCTATGTTTGGGCAAAGGGTCAAGTTTCCCGATTCGTTTCCAAGAAAGCCTTTACTCAAAAGTTTGTAGACTTCCGTAAAGCTGGTTCCGTTGGCTTGGAGGTTGTCAAAGTTCCCTTTGAGACGGGTGAGTACATGATCAAGTCTGCCAGTAAAGACGGTTCCTACTTGGTTCAATGTTTGACTGATAAGCTCACTTGCACTTGCCAAGACTATCAAGCTCAAGCCGCTGCTATGAATAAGGCTTGCTGTAAGCACTGCTACGCAACATTAAGTTATCTCGGTTTTGACTCTCTAGCCGCCTATATCGCTTAG
- the proB gene encoding glutamate 5-kinase, with the protein MTQTLVIKIGTSSLTGGINGRLSLATLAQLVEVLCQLRQQGDRVVLVSSGAVGVGAARLNLRERPRQLARKQAVAAVGQGHLMRIYDDLFTVLGQPIAQILLTRHDIIDRQSYLNAYNTFHELFDLGVIPIVNENDTVAVDELKFGDNDTLSALVASLVEADWLFLLTDVDRLYSADPRYQADAKPIDRVERFEELDALAITLGDRGSEWGTGGMATKITAAKIASEAGVRTAITEGKFPHNILKILGGEALGTQFIPQPKTINARKRWIARALIPRGELWLDAGAVEAIVHQGRSLLAAGITQVKGDFQAQDAIKLCNSNGEEIARGLVNYNRQELNQIQGKRSRDIPEILGYEGAETIVHRDNLVLGIKDHGNHS; encoded by the coding sequence ATGACTCAAACTCTGGTCATAAAAATTGGTACGTCTAGTCTCACGGGCGGGATCAATGGCCGATTATCCCTTGCAACCTTAGCCCAACTTGTAGAGGTGCTATGTCAACTACGGCAGCAGGGCGATCGCGTCGTATTGGTGTCCTCAGGGGCTGTGGGGGTAGGGGCAGCCCGCTTAAATTTGAGGGAACGGCCACGGCAATTAGCCCGAAAACAAGCGGTAGCCGCTGTGGGCCAAGGGCATTTAATGAGAATCTATGATGACTTGTTTACGGTGTTGGGGCAGCCGATCGCCCAGATTTTATTAACACGCCATGACATTATCGATCGCCAGAGTTACCTAAATGCCTACAACACTTTCCATGAACTGTTTGATCTGGGTGTGATCCCCATCGTGAATGAAAACGATACCGTGGCGGTAGACGAACTCAAATTTGGTGATAATGATACCCTTTCTGCTCTAGTGGCCAGTTTAGTAGAAGCGGATTGGCTCTTTTTATTGACGGATGTCGATCGCCTCTATTCCGCCGATCCCCGTTATCAGGCCGATGCCAAGCCCATTGATCGGGTGGAGCGATTTGAAGAACTTGATGCTTTGGCCATTACCTTAGGCGATCGCGGCTCTGAATGGGGCACAGGTGGTATGGCCACCAAAATCACGGCCGCAAAGATTGCCAGTGAGGCCGGCGTGCGTACAGCGATAACGGAAGGAAAGTTTCCCCATAATATTCTGAAAATTCTGGGGGGTGAAGCCTTAGGAACTCAATTTATCCCCCAGCCAAAAACTATAAATGCCCGAAAGCGATGGATTGCCCGGGCATTGATCCCTCGGGGGGAACTGTGGCTGGATGCGGGGGCGGTGGAGGCTATTGTCCATCAGGGGCGATCGCTCTTGGCGGCTGGTATCACTCAAGTGAAAGGCGATTTTCAGGCTCAGGATGCGATCAAACTATGTAATAGTAATGGTGAAGAAATTGCCCGAGGATTAGTCAACTATAATCGTCAGGAACTGAATCAAATTCAAGGTAAACGATCAAGGGATATTCCAGAGATTTTGGGCTACGAAGGAGCAGAAACCATTGTGCATCGAGATAATTTAGTTTTAGGGATCAAAGATCATGGCAATCACAGTTGA
- the hisIE gene encoding bifunctional phosphoribosyl-AMP cyclohydrolase/phosphoribosyl-ATP diphosphatase HisIE — MTSLSSIPLDQICYDDRGLVPAIVQDYLDGTVLMMAWMNRDSLEKTMETGRTWFWSRSRQELWPKGETSGHVQWVKSLRYDCDSDALLIGVEQVGDIACHTGERSCFHRDADRVEPPPADTLSQVFDVICDRRDRPQENSYTCQLFAGGDNKILKKIGEESAEVVMACKDDQAEAIASEVADLFYHTMVALAHHGVSLRQVYQQLQHRR, encoded by the coding sequence ATGACCAGTCTTAGTTCTATTCCCCTCGATCAGATCTGCTACGACGATCGCGGTTTAGTTCCAGCCATTGTCCAGGATTACTTGGATGGCACGGTGTTAATGATGGCCTGGATGAATCGGGACTCCCTAGAAAAAACAATGGAAACTGGGCGTACCTGGTTTTGGAGCCGATCGCGGCAGGAACTATGGCCCAAGGGGGAGACATCGGGCCATGTGCAGTGGGTTAAATCCCTTCGCTATGACTGTGATAGTGATGCCCTTTTAATTGGGGTGGAGCAGGTGGGGGATATTGCCTGTCATACGGGGGAACGCAGTTGTTTCCATCGAGACGCGGATCGGGTTGAACCGCCTCCCGCTGATACCCTCTCCCAAGTATTTGACGTAATTTGCGATCGCCGCGATCGCCCCCAGGAAAACTCCTACACCTGTCAATTGTTTGCGGGGGGAGACAATAAGATTCTCAAAAAAATTGGTGAAGAATCCGCTGAAGTGGTTATGGCTTGCAAAGATGATCAGGCCGAGGCGATCGCCAGTGAAGTGGCCGACCTGTTTTATCACACTATGGTTGCCCTAGCCCACCACGGGGTTTCCCTGCGACAAGTCTATCAACAGTTACAACATCGTCGTTAG
- a CDS encoding AbiJ-NTD4 domain-containing protein, whose protein sequence is MFSQRMGITPAGKMVQVTSMDSDLRNTLWSLLNIYYWEKFDLPKFASGGRADHISRSNVWQIFLSLWINYFKKPTDTIPQLFYDDINTAGGLAQIREFFFRCKWNQVYDVIELVSEYGSKEDKGTFQHTCNLYLEKENSAYRFINGVIAPISSLEEVSEVEEAIRQTQPQPYDGARQHLQQALVLLKDRENPDYRNSIKESISAVESVCKQIDKSSAKTLGAALSALEQKGKLHPALKKAFSALYGYSNDANGIRHALLEESNLSSAEARFMLVSCSAFINYVIVVVANAV, encoded by the coding sequence ATGTTCTCTCAGAGAATGGGAATAACTCCAGCAGGCAAGATGGTGCAGGTCACATCAATGGATAGCGACCTGAGAAATACACTGTGGAGTTTGCTAAATATATACTATTGGGAAAAATTTGATCTTCCAAAGTTTGCAAGTGGAGGTAGGGCAGACCACATTTCGCGAAGCAATGTTTGGCAGATATTTCTATCGCTGTGGATAAACTACTTCAAAAAGCCAACTGATACGATACCTCAGCTTTTTTACGACGATATAAACACAGCAGGTGGGCTAGCGCAGATTAGAGAGTTTTTTTTTCGCTGCAAGTGGAACCAAGTCTATGACGTAATTGAATTGGTCTCCGAGTATGGCTCGAAGGAGGACAAAGGTACATTTCAACATACATGCAATCTTTATTTGGAAAAGGAGAATTCTGCCTACCGGTTTATAAATGGCGTTATCGCACCAATCAGCTCATTGGAAGAGGTGAGCGAGGTAGAGGAAGCAATTAGACAAACGCAACCCCAACCCTATGATGGGGCTCGTCAACATCTCCAACAAGCACTTGTTTTACTCAAGGATAGAGAGAATCCAGACTATAGAAACTCGATCAAGGAATCTATTTCAGCAGTCGAATCGGTATGCAAGCAGATTGACAAAAGCAGTGCTAAAACGCTTGGTGCAGCGCTGAGCGCACTCGAACAGAAAGGTAAACTACATCCAGCCTTGAAGAAGGCGTTCTCGGCACTTTACGGATACTCAAATGACGCAAATGGAATTCGCCACGCTCTCCTTGAGGAGAGCAATTTATCTAGCGCAGAGGCAAGGTTCATGCTTGTGAGTTGCTCTGCATTCATAAATTATGTGATCGTTGTTGTCGCAAATGCCGTATAA
- a CDS encoding NAD(P)H-quinone oxidoreductase subunit O yields the protein MTIKKGSFVKVIEEKLANSLESQASDRRYPPYIFAGRGEVVDIQGDYAQLKFPVPTPTIWLRLDQLEAGK from the coding sequence ATGACCATTAAGAAGGGCAGTTTTGTGAAAGTGATCGAAGAAAAACTAGCCAATAGTCTGGAAAGTCAAGCCAGCGATCGCCGCTATCCGCCCTATATTTTTGCCGGACGGGGGGAAGTGGTGGATATTCAAGGGGACTACGCCCAACTTAAATTTCCTGTACCAACACCAACCATTTGGTTGCGCCTTGATCAACTCGAAGCAGGAAAATAA